Proteins from one Diprion similis isolate iyDipSimi1 chromosome 3, iyDipSimi1.1, whole genome shotgun sequence genomic window:
- the LOC124404833 gene encoding probable methyltransferase-like protein 23 isoform X2 — translation MPGLEESFWFHSSPSAQGPMSDGVASEQVKKFFFTSRRNLELDQDDESLEIYIPELLQASYSFYTWPSAPVLAWFLWEHREDLVGKRVLELGSGTALPGIVASKCGALVTLSDSASLPKSLQHIKRSCELNGVLSQVKVVGVTWGLFLSGLFSIGPLDLILGSDCFYEPTVFEDIVVTVAFLLERNSNARFLCTYQERSADWSIEHLLNKWGLTCTHIPLAGLGANSGINIQELMQDHTIHLLDIRRAS, via the exons ATGCCGGGATTAGAAGAAAGTTTTTGGTTTCACTCAAGTCCTTCCGCGCAAGGCCCAATGTCCGATGGGGTCGCCTCCGAgcaagtgaaaaaattctttttcacatcTCGAAGGAACTTGGAACTTGATCAGGACGACGAATCACTTGAGATTTACATACCCGAG CTCCTGCAGGCAAGCTACAGCTTTTACACTTGGCCGTCAGCTCCTGTTCTGGCGTGGTTCTTGTGGGAACATCGTGAAGATTTGGTTGGGAAAAGGGTACTGGAGCTTGGTTCTGGTACAGCGCTTCCTGGAATAGTGGCGAGCAAGTGTGGAGCTCTAGTAACACTCAGCGATTCTGCAAGTCTACCAAAGAGTTTGCAGCATATAAAGCGTAGTTGCGAGCTGAACGGTGTTTTGTCGCAAGTTAAAGTAGTTGGAGTAACTTGGGGCCTCTTCTTGTCTGGATTATTTTCCATTGGTCCTCTAGATTTGATCCTAGGATCCGACTGCTTTTACGAACCAACTGTCTTCGAAGACATTGTTGTAACTGTCGCCTTTCTACTAGAGAGAAACTCAAACGCAAGATTCTTGTGCACTTACCAAGAGCGTAGTGCCGACTGGTCCATTGAACACTTACTCAATAAGTGGGGGTTGACCTGTACACATATTCCTCTTGCTGGGCTTGGCGCTAactcaggtataaatatacaaGAGTTGATGCAAGATCATACAATTCACTTACTCGACATCAGACGAGCATCgtag
- the LOC124404833 gene encoding probable methyltransferase-like protein 23 isoform X1, which translates to MPGLEESFWFHSSPSAQGPMSDGVASEQVKKFFFTSRRNLELDQDDESLEIYIPEVSNTIFIIYHRDKSPILSSNRLLPVLRVLLLQASYSFYTWPSAPVLAWFLWEHREDLVGKRVLELGSGTALPGIVASKCGALVTLSDSASLPKSLQHIKRSCELNGVLSQVKVVGVTWGLFLSGLFSIGPLDLILGSDCFYEPTVFEDIVVTVAFLLERNSNARFLCTYQERSADWSIEHLLNKWGLTCTHIPLAGLGANSGINIQELMQDHTIHLLDIRRAS; encoded by the exons ATGCCGGGATTAGAAGAAAGTTTTTGGTTTCACTCAAGTCCTTCCGCGCAAGGCCCAATGTCCGATGGGGTCGCCTCCGAgcaagtgaaaaaattctttttcacatcTCGAAGGAACTTGGAACTTGATCAGGACGACGAATCACTTGAGATTTACATACCCGAGGTGAGCAATacgattttcatcatttaccaCCGCGATAAATCGCCTATTTTATCCTCCAACCGACTGCTACCGGTATTACGCGTTTTG CTCCTGCAGGCAAGCTACAGCTTTTACACTTGGCCGTCAGCTCCTGTTCTGGCGTGGTTCTTGTGGGAACATCGTGAAGATTTGGTTGGGAAAAGGGTACTGGAGCTTGGTTCTGGTACAGCGCTTCCTGGAATAGTGGCGAGCAAGTGTGGAGCTCTAGTAACACTCAGCGATTCTGCAAGTCTACCAAAGAGTTTGCAGCATATAAAGCGTAGTTGCGAGCTGAACGGTGTTTTGTCGCAAGTTAAAGTAGTTGGAGTAACTTGGGGCCTCTTCTTGTCTGGATTATTTTCCATTGGTCCTCTAGATTTGATCCTAGGATCCGACTGCTTTTACGAACCAACTGTCTTCGAAGACATTGTTGTAACTGTCGCCTTTCTACTAGAGAGAAACTCAAACGCAAGATTCTTGTGCACTTACCAAGAGCGTAGTGCCGACTGGTCCATTGAACACTTACTCAATAAGTGGGGGTTGACCTGTACACATATTCCTCTTGCTGGGCTTGGCGCTAactcaggtataaatatacaaGAGTTGATGCAAGATCATACAATTCACTTACTCGACATCAGACGAGCATCgtag
- the LOC124404835 gene encoding SRA stem-loop-interacting RNA-binding protein, mitochondrial encodes MAAKVAGVTNKLFVSNLPWTVAHKELKNYFSQFGFVSSSYVAFDLKTGMSRGFGFVTFSNKKETIAAMNMETHILEGNRIYVKQFQSAASHF; translated from the coding sequence ATGGCAGCAAAAGTTGCAGGAGTTACTAATAAATTGTTCGTAAGCAACTTGCCTTGGACTGTAGCACATAAGGAGTTGAAAAACTACTTTTCACAATTTGGCTTTGTCTCCAGTTCATATGTTGCATTTGACTTGAAGACTGGAATGAGCAGAGGCTTTGGCTTTgtgacattttccaataaaaaagaaacgattgCTGCAATGAATATGGAGACTCACATTCTAGAAGGAAATCGAATATATGTGAAGCAATTCCAAAGTGCCGCGTCACATTTttga
- the LOC124404834 gene encoding acyl-CoA-binding domain-containing protein 6, whose amino-acid sequence MANSETTDISQLDKTFDRAADHLQSLASQLDSGQLLGFYGLYKQATVGPCDIPRPSWYQTQAKHKWEAWKALGDMGKEVAMGSYIRAVGKLDPTWEKDARLESQAWVTVSRLPNTDVELRDIDKTLLDWVKDGDEEKVRDIIGTDRKSINVSDDSGMLPIHWASDRGYMPTIKCLVENGAEVNARDDEGQTALHYAASCGHAEVVKYLLSVGAQCVKDNDGMTPKDVADDQIAAML is encoded by the coding sequence atggCTAACAGTGAGACCACTGATATATCTCAGCTTGACAAAACATTCGATAGGGCTGCAGATCACCTTCAATCTTTAGCATCACAGTTAGATTCTGGACAGCTTTTAGGCTTTTATGGTCTCTATAAACAAGCTACTGTAGGACCGTGTGACATACCCCGACCAAGCTGGTATCAAACCCAAGCTAAACATAAATGGGAGGCATGGAAAGCACTGGGTGACATGGGCAAGGAAGTTGCTATGGGCAGTTACATACGAGCAGTAGGTAAACTGGATCCTACGTGGGAGAAAGATGCTAGATTAGAATCACAGGCTTGGGTCACAGTTAGTCGTTTACCCAACACAGATGTAGAACTTCGAGATATAGACAAGACTTTGTTAGATTGGGTTAAAGACGGAGATGAAGAAAAGGTTAGAGATATAATAGGCACAGATCGGAAATCCATAAACGTTTCTGACGACTCTGGAATGTTACCGATACACTGGGCGTCTGATCGAGGCTACATGCCGACTATAAAATGTCTTGTTGAGAACGGAGCTGAAGTAAACGCTCGAGATGACGAAGGACAAACTGCCCTGCATTATGCAGCTTCCTGCGGTCATGCAGAAGTAGTAAAATACCTTTTGTCTGTCGGCGCTCAGTGTGTAAAGGACAACGATGGTATGACCCCGAAAGATGTAGCGGATGATCAAATAGCGGCAATGCTCTGA